Proteins from a single region of Nocardioides anomalus:
- a CDS encoding ABC transporter ATP-binding protein — protein sequence MRVEIDRISKSYRTPEGAPLPVVDGLSATIEEGEFVCIIGPSGCGKSTLLGMLGGLHAPDSGAVRFSGRRSAQGEMTSIVWQDYALIPWRTIVDNVAIALELRGVPRRKRRAVALEHLETMGIEAFAKSRPQQLSGGMRQRAGIARALASDPEVLLMDEPFAAVDAQTRTLLQEELLDVWEKHQKTVLFITHGIEEALLLADRVLVLSGRPTKVVEDLRVPFARPRGTATTEDPRFAELKTHLWERLRDATLAAEWAEAEEVSA from the coding sequence ATGCGCGTCGAGATCGACCGGATCAGCAAGTCCTACCGGACGCCCGAAGGGGCGCCGCTGCCCGTCGTCGACGGGCTGTCGGCCACGATCGAGGAGGGGGAGTTCGTCTGCATCATCGGCCCGAGCGGCTGCGGCAAGAGCACGCTGCTCGGCATGCTCGGCGGGCTGCACGCTCCCGACTCCGGGGCCGTTCGGTTCTCAGGTCGGCGCAGCGCCCAGGGCGAGATGACCTCCATCGTCTGGCAGGACTACGCCCTCATCCCGTGGCGCACGATCGTGGACAACGTCGCCATCGCTCTCGAGCTGCGCGGCGTGCCCAGGCGCAAGCGGCGAGCGGTCGCCCTGGAGCACCTCGAGACGATGGGCATCGAGGCCTTCGCCAAGTCGCGGCCGCAGCAGCTCTCGGGTGGCATGCGCCAGCGCGCAGGCATCGCGCGCGCCCTGGCCAGTGACCCCGAGGTCCTGCTGATGGACGAGCCGTTCGCGGCAGTGGACGCCCAGACCCGGACCCTGCTCCAGGAGGAGCTCCTCGACGTCTGGGAGAAGCACCAGAAGACGGTGCTCTTCATCACCCACGGCATCGAGGAGGCGCTGCTCCTCGCCGACCGGGTCCTGGTCCTGAGCGGCCGCCCCACGAAGGTCGTCGAGGATCTCCGCGTCCCCTTCGCCCGGCCCCGCGGTACGGCCACGACCGAGGACCCCCGCTTCGCCGAGCTCAAGACCCACCTGTGGGAGCGGCTGCGCGACGCGACGCTGGCCGCGGAATGGGCCGAGGCCGAGGAGGTGTCGGCATGA
- a CDS encoding HpcH/HpaI aldolase family protein yields MIGSANKVVAALEEGRPAFGSLTLLQEPAVGEILGRCGYDFLVIDSEHAAADEQSVLAMVRGAQSAGCTPIVRVRHAERKEILWALDTGAGGVLVPVLESGEQARAVVDAAHYPPRGRRTVCSATRAAGHGTARRDFGEYLAWAERNVLTIGLVETRRGVEELDAILASGIDVVMLGRADLSLDMGLGYAPWHPDVVAASYDVVERALAAGVTPGVLAYSVEEAHEWMARGVSFVVFSQPEMLLSDAYQQAIAGLRGGAS; encoded by the coding sequence GTGATCGGCTCGGCCAACAAGGTGGTCGCCGCCCTGGAGGAGGGCCGGCCTGCCTTCGGCAGCCTCACGCTCCTCCAGGAGCCGGCGGTGGGGGAGATCCTCGGTCGCTGCGGCTACGACTTCCTCGTCATCGACAGCGAGCACGCGGCGGCCGACGAGCAGTCGGTGCTGGCGATGGTGCGCGGTGCCCAGTCGGCAGGCTGCACGCCGATCGTCCGGGTGCGGCACGCCGAGCGCAAGGAGATCCTCTGGGCGCTCGACACGGGAGCCGGAGGGGTCCTCGTGCCCGTCCTGGAGTCGGGGGAGCAGGCCCGGGCCGTGGTCGACGCGGCGCACTACCCACCGCGCGGGCGGCGTACGGTCTGTTCCGCCACGCGTGCCGCCGGCCACGGAACGGCGCGCCGGGACTTCGGTGAGTACCTCGCCTGGGCCGAGCGCAACGTCCTCACGATCGGGCTGGTCGAGACCCGTCGCGGGGTCGAGGAGCTCGACGCGATCCTGGCCTCGGGTATCGACGTGGTCATGCTCGGCCGCGCCGACCTGTCCCTCGACATGGGGCTGGGCTACGCCCCGTGGCACCCGGACGTGGTCGCCGCGTCGTACGACGTCGTGGAGCGGGCGCTCGCCGCCGGAGTGACGCCCGGGGTGCTGGCCTACAGCGTCGAGGAGGCGCACGAGTGGATGGCGCGCGGCGTCTCCTTCGTCGTCTTCTCCCAGCCCGAGATGCTCCTGAGTGACGCCTACCAGCAGGCCATCGCCGGGTTGCGCGGAGGCGCCTCGTGA
- a CDS encoding ABC transporter substrate-binding protein — MTPKKALSAFLVAGFALAVTACGSDSGDDDSASGDGMQKVTVNTLPIVALAPMFVAEDKGFFEEEGVENSYTDSDIYAQLALQSQGKLDVNIPGLGGAFYNAINQNLELKAVADRNQYTCSSDSILLVGTKAKEAGLETVADLKGKKVAILARGSSTEYWLSRALEDEGLTIDDLGGLTTLGYPDIANALKTGAVDAGFMTEPIAYGLMADGDAERMLATYEIVPDNQQGVISMSQDFIDKRPEVAAKWMAGWLKGVRYFQDPANRDEVVKIIADNTQVPVETVDALYGTDQWPYQNPNGEVDTERATADDGAWLVDNGVIEEMPDTDEWYDDSVVKAALEEVGTVDSERDCSTVQPLQVP, encoded by the coding sequence ATGACCCCGAAGAAGGCCCTGTCCGCGTTCCTCGTGGCCGGGTTCGCCCTGGCCGTGACGGCTTGCGGCAGCGACTCCGGTGACGACGACTCCGCCTCGGGTGACGGGATGCAGAAGGTCACCGTGAACACCCTGCCCATCGTGGCCCTGGCGCCGATGTTCGTGGCGGAGGACAAGGGGTTCTTCGAGGAGGAGGGCGTCGAGAACTCCTACACCGACTCCGACATCTACGCCCAGCTCGCGCTGCAGAGCCAGGGCAAGCTCGACGTCAACATCCCGGGCCTGGGTGGCGCGTTCTACAACGCCATCAACCAGAACCTGGAGCTCAAGGCCGTCGCCGACCGCAACCAGTACACGTGCTCCTCCGACAGCATCCTGCTGGTCGGCACCAAGGCCAAGGAGGCCGGGCTCGAGACGGTGGCGGACCTGAAGGGCAAGAAGGTCGCGATCCTGGCCCGGGGCTCGTCGACCGAGTACTGGCTGAGCCGGGCCCTCGAGGACGAGGGACTGACCATCGACGACCTCGGCGGGCTGACGACGCTCGGCTACCCCGACATCGCCAACGCGCTCAAGACCGGCGCCGTGGACGCCGGCTTCATGACCGAGCCCATCGCCTACGGGCTGATGGCCGACGGCGACGCCGAGCGCATGCTCGCGACGTACGAGATCGTCCCGGACAACCAGCAGGGCGTGATCTCGATGTCGCAGGACTTCATCGACAAGCGCCCCGAGGTGGCCGCGAAGTGGATGGCCGGCTGGCTCAAGGGCGTGCGGTACTTCCAGGACCCAGCCAACAGGGACGAGGTCGTCAAGATCATCGCGGACAACACCCAGGTGCCCGTCGAGACCGTCGACGCGCTCTACGGGACCGACCAGTGGCCCTACCAGAACCCGAACGGCGAGGTCGACACCGAGCGGGCCACCGCGGACGACGGTGCCTGGCTGGTGGACAACGGCGTCATCGAGGAGATGCCGGACACCGACGAGTGGTACGACGACTCGGTCGTCAAGGCCGCCCTGGAGGAGGTCGGCACCGTCGACTCCGAGCGTGACTGCTCCACCGTGCAGCCCCTGCAGGTCCCGTGA
- a CDS encoding quinone oxidoreductase family protein: MRTQAVVMRELGDESVLHLEDVELAAPGPGEVLLRVLAVAVNHLDLELRDGRSRMPLTFPHVLGRELVGEVVEVGDPAGSEWSAGDRVVLLPHVPCGRCRHCLTGSANICLAGWMPGIHGWGGYARHVLAPVRGLRHVPDLPVEVLAALPISFGTAWRALHSAASVVTGDWVLVPGAGGGLGHASVQVAALAGARVIGLVRSAAKADFVKACGAEHVVLTDTDGWPDEVRGLTDGRGVDVVVEHVGGDSFEGCLAALAPRGTLVVAGGHGGEHPRLDVIEVFRNELRVHGVRSQRPDDVERVLDLAAAGRLRPQVDQVFSLEQAADAHRRVASRQAVGKVVLVP; this comes from the coding sequence ATGAGGACCCAGGCAGTGGTGATGCGTGAGCTCGGCGACGAGTCCGTGCTGCACCTGGAGGACGTCGAGCTGGCCGCACCCGGTCCGGGGGAGGTGCTGCTGCGCGTGCTCGCGGTGGCGGTCAACCACCTCGACCTCGAGCTGCGTGACGGACGCTCTCGCATGCCCCTGACCTTTCCTCACGTCCTGGGCCGCGAGCTGGTCGGCGAGGTCGTGGAGGTGGGCGACCCGGCCGGCTCCGAGTGGAGCGCCGGCGATCGCGTCGTCCTGCTGCCCCACGTGCCGTGCGGCCGGTGCCGGCACTGCCTCACCGGCTCGGCGAACATCTGCCTGGCCGGCTGGATGCCCGGGATCCACGGGTGGGGTGGGTACGCGCGTCACGTCCTGGCCCCCGTGCGCGGACTGCGCCACGTGCCGGACCTCCCCGTCGAGGTCCTGGCGGCTCTTCCCATCTCGTTCGGCACGGCCTGGCGGGCCCTGCACTCCGCGGCCTCGGTCGTCACCGGGGACTGGGTCCTGGTCCCCGGCGCCGGAGGCGGGCTCGGCCACGCCTCGGTGCAGGTCGCCGCGCTGGCCGGAGCCCGGGTCATCGGGTTGGTCCGGTCCGCGGCGAAGGCCGACTTCGTGAAGGCGTGCGGCGCCGAGCACGTCGTGCTGACCGACACCGACGGCTGGCCGGACGAGGTGCGCGGACTCACCGACGGCCGGGGAGTGGACGTGGTGGTCGAGCACGTCGGCGGCGACAGCTTCGAGGGCTGTCTCGCGGCGCTGGCCCCTCGGGGCACGCTCGTCGTGGCGGGTGGCCATGGGGGCGAGCACCCCCGTCTGGACGTCATCGAGGTCTTCCGCAACGAACTGCGCGTCCACGGCGTGCGCAGTCAGCGACCCGACGACGTCGAGCGCGTGCTGGACCTCGCTGCCGCGGGCCGGCTGCGCCCGCAGGTCGACCAGGTGTTCAGCCTCGAGCAGGCCGCGGACGCGCACCGACGCGTGGCCAGCCGCCAGGCCGTCGGGAAGGTCGTCCTGGTCCCGTGA
- a CDS encoding SDR family NAD(P)-dependent oxidoreductase, with translation MSLLVTGGAQGIGAAIVDKARSTGERVDVLDLELGVDAADPAAVREFVESVPTPTRVAHIAGVVGRGGLGEVELSDWDRVIRANLTSAFVVTNEVVPRMAEAGGGAVVLMSSLNARDGGTTMSGVAYASAKAGVLGLARHAAKHWGPHGVRVNAIAPGPVRTRVHDRLTAEQRAGLLAAMPLPRVSEPQEIADIVLFLLSESCASVTGMTFDVNGGSHLS, from the coding sequence GTGAGCCTGCTGGTGACCGGCGGAGCGCAGGGCATCGGCGCGGCGATCGTGGACAAGGCGCGCTCGACAGGAGAGCGTGTCGACGTGCTGGACCTCGAGCTCGGCGTGGACGCGGCCGATCCGGCCGCGGTCCGCGAGTTCGTCGAGTCCGTCCCGACCCCGACCAGGGTGGCCCACATCGCCGGCGTGGTGGGCCGGGGCGGGCTCGGCGAGGTGGAGCTGTCCGACTGGGACCGGGTGATCCGGGCCAACCTGACCTCGGCCTTCGTGGTGACCAACGAGGTCGTGCCACGCATGGCCGAGGCCGGGGGCGGCGCGGTGGTGCTGATGAGCAGCCTGAACGCCCGCGACGGCGGGACGACCATGTCGGGCGTGGCCTACGCCAGCGCCAAGGCCGGCGTCCTCGGGCTCGCACGGCACGCCGCCAAGCACTGGGGTCCGCACGGCGTCCGCGTCAACGCGATCGCCCCGGGCCCCGTCCGGACCCGCGTGCACGACCGGCTCACCGCCGAGCAGCGGGCCGGGCTGCTGGCCGCGATGCCGCTGCCTCGTGTGTCCGAGCCGCAGGAGATCGCCGACATCGTGCTCTTCCTGCTCTCCGAGTCGTGCGCGAGCGTCACCGGCATGACGTTCGACGTCAACGGCGGAAGCCACCTGAGCTAG
- a CDS encoding ABC transporter permease, with the protein MSATSTPAPTEAAAPAVVYGPSRRGTRGPSRAFRFMASPAGSLVPVVVILAVWQLGSRAGLIDETFFPAPWDCAVALKDLLADGDLLSNIWITVQRILAGFALGVVPAVVVGIMMGLVPWLKVVLDPVIAILYPIPAVAILPLLLVIFGTGGTPIIVLGGIISFFPSAVNAMAGVQQNDQRLVLMARNMGASRAQILWKVVLPGALPSIFAGIRLSAGLALLGVIAGEFLAGSDGIGSLTWQYWQVYQISNMYATLAVIAAMGFALTTVTLRVQRRFFNWTEGSTR; encoded by the coding sequence ATGAGCGCGACGTCCACCCCTGCGCCGACCGAGGCGGCCGCACCAGCCGTCGTCTACGGACCGAGCCGACGCGGCACCAGGGGGCCGAGCCGTGCGTTCCGCTTCATGGCGAGCCCCGCCGGCAGCCTGGTCCCGGTCGTGGTGATCCTCGCCGTGTGGCAGCTCGGATCGCGAGCAGGGCTGATCGACGAGACCTTCTTCCCGGCGCCGTGGGACTGCGCCGTGGCCCTGAAGGACCTCCTGGCCGACGGAGACCTGCTCTCCAACATCTGGATCACCGTGCAGCGGATCCTGGCCGGATTCGCTCTGGGTGTCGTCCCGGCCGTCGTCGTCGGGATCATGATGGGCCTGGTCCCGTGGCTCAAGGTGGTCCTCGACCCGGTGATCGCGATCCTCTACCCGATCCCGGCCGTGGCGATCCTGCCGCTCCTGCTCGTCATCTTCGGCACCGGCGGTACGCCGATCATCGTGCTCGGCGGGATCATCTCGTTCTTCCCCTCGGCGGTGAACGCCATGGCGGGCGTCCAGCAGAACGACCAACGCCTCGTGCTCATGGCCCGCAACATGGGCGCCTCCCGCGCCCAGATCCTGTGGAAGGTCGTGCTGCCCGGCGCGCTCCCGTCGATCTTCGCAGGCATCCGCCTCTCGGCCGGCCTCGCGCTGCTCGGTGTCATCGCCGGTGAGTTCCTCGCCGGCTCCGACGGCATCGGCTCGCTCACCTGGCAGTACTGGCAGGTGTACCAGATCAGCAACATGTACGCGACGCTCGCGGTCATCGCGGCCATGGGATTCGCCCTCACCACGGTGACGCTGCGAGTGCAGCGTCGCTTCTTCAACTGGACGGAAGGAAGCACGCGATGA
- a CDS encoding asparaginase domain-containing protein yields MRVAVVATGGTIASRRDDRGDVVPVDGARELFASVPVDPRLDVEYVDLAPVPSFAVGLDEMVAVVLRVRGLLAGGHESVLVTHGTDSLEEMAFLVSMLMPTDAHVVLTGSQRPADDPHSDAAGNLADSLTALQAGLGPCVVMGGYAVAAFEARKVHTSATAAFSGGAAGAIALIDGPDVVPLSRPCRGGNFADVTPPTLPRVDLVKLGAGTDGAHVDASVAAGAAGVVLEAFGRGNAGPGLVDAVERATTAGVRVLVSSRVGHGLVRPVYGQGGGADLARAGADFAGDLTAPRARVALGLALAHPELGPVDKQLEMVWRGQSA; encoded by the coding sequence GTGCGGGTGGCTGTGGTGGCGACGGGCGGGACGATCGCGTCCCGCCGCGACGACCGGGGGGACGTGGTTCCCGTCGACGGTGCCCGCGAGCTGTTCGCCTCGGTGCCGGTCGACCCCCGGCTGGACGTGGAGTACGTCGACCTGGCCCCGGTTCCGAGCTTCGCGGTGGGACTCGACGAGATGGTCGCGGTGGTGCTGAGGGTCCGCGGGCTGCTGGCCGGGGGGCATGAGTCCGTCCTGGTCACCCACGGGACCGATTCGCTGGAGGAGATGGCCTTCCTCGTCTCGATGCTGATGCCCACCGACGCCCACGTGGTCCTCACCGGCTCGCAGCGTCCGGCCGACGACCCGCACTCGGACGCCGCCGGCAACCTCGCGGACTCGCTGACCGCTCTCCAGGCCGGGCTCGGGCCGTGCGTGGTCATGGGTGGGTACGCCGTGGCCGCGTTCGAGGCGCGCAAGGTGCACACCTCGGCGACGGCCGCGTTCTCTGGTGGGGCGGCCGGTGCGATCGCGCTGATCGACGGCCCCGACGTGGTGCCGCTGTCTCGTCCGTGCCGCGGCGGGAACTTCGCCGACGTCACCCCACCCACCCTGCCCCGGGTCGACCTGGTCAAGCTCGGGGCCGGCACCGATGGCGCTCACGTCGACGCGTCCGTCGCCGCGGGTGCAGCCGGCGTCGTCCTGGAGGCCTTCGGACGCGGCAATGCCGGGCCCGGCCTCGTCGACGCCGTCGAGCGCGCGACCACCGCAGGCGTGCGCGTCCTCGTGTCGAGCCGTGTCGGCCACGGGCTGGTGCGGCCGGTGTACGGCCAGGGCGGCGGCGCCGACCTGGCGCGCGCCGGCGCGGACTTCGCCGGTGACCTCACCGCCCCTCGAGCCCGCGTCGCGCTGGGCCTCGCGCTGGCCCACCCCGAGCTCGGGCCGGTGGACAAGCAACTGGAGATGGTGTGGCGGGGGCAGAGCGCATGA
- a CDS encoding nucleoside deaminase, whose amino-acid sequence MTSSPPDLDHLRRAIALSQAARDHGNHPFGALLADADGRVVLEAENTVVTGADVTGHAETNLVRLASRDLAPDLLATHTLYSSCEPCAMCSGAAYWAGIGRVVYALSEAGLARLTGPHPDNPTLDLPSRDVLAAGSRRVEVDGPLLEDEAAVPHQGFWA is encoded by the coding sequence GTGACGTCCTCCCCACCCGACCTCGACCACCTGCGCCGCGCCATCGCGCTCTCGCAGGCGGCCCGCGACCACGGCAACCACCCGTTCGGCGCCCTCCTGGCCGACGCCGACGGCCGCGTCGTCCTCGAGGCCGAGAACACCGTCGTCACCGGCGCCGACGTCACCGGCCACGCCGAGACCAACCTGGTCCGCCTCGCCTCCCGCGACCTCGCCCCCGACCTGCTCGCCACGCACACCCTCTACAGCAGCTGCGAGCCCTGCGCCATGTGCTCCGGCGCCGCCTACTGGGCCGGCATCGGTCGCGTGGTCTACGCCCTGAGCGAGGCCGGCCTCGCCCGCCTCACCGGCCCCCACCCGGACAACCCCACCCTGGACCTCCCGAGCCGCGACGTCCTCGCGGCCGGCAGCCGTCGCGTCGAGGTCGACGGGCCGCTGCTCGAGGACGAGGCCGCGGTCCCGCACCAGGGCTTCTGGGCCTGA
- a CDS encoding polysaccharide deacetylase family protein: MSTVRQQTRDFIGYGRDAPAIEWPGGAKVAVSLCLNYEEGAEHSILDGDDRNEWVGEIAYTPADASRRDLSQESVYEYGSRAGIWRLMRLFDRTQVPVTFFAAAQALERNLEVARAIVPAGHEVCSHGLRWVEPASMTPEEERDQVLRAVESLERTTGERPVGWYSRYAPSEHTRRILVDQGGFLYDSDAYNDDLPYWTSVSGQRHLVVPYTHTYNDGRFAFNPGYSQPGDFLENVRRGISYLIEEGETHPKMISVGLHARLVGQAGRTSALAELIEWCQSTGAVWFARRRDIAQWWSDHYSDLPTLGGDD; encoded by the coding sequence GTGAGCACCGTCCGACAGCAGACCCGGGACTTCATCGGCTACGGCCGCGACGCGCCCGCCATCGAGTGGCCCGGCGGCGCGAAGGTCGCGGTGAGTCTCTGCCTCAACTACGAGGAGGGGGCCGAGCACAGCATCCTCGACGGCGACGACCGCAACGAGTGGGTGGGCGAGATCGCCTACACCCCGGCGGACGCCAGCCGGCGTGACCTGTCGCAGGAGTCGGTCTACGAGTACGGCAGCCGGGCCGGCATCTGGCGACTGATGCGGCTCTTCGACCGGACCCAGGTCCCGGTGACCTTCTTCGCGGCCGCCCAGGCCCTCGAACGCAACCTCGAGGTCGCACGCGCCATCGTGCCGGCCGGCCACGAGGTCTGCTCGCACGGGCTGCGCTGGGTGGAGCCCGCGTCCATGACTCCGGAGGAGGAGCGCGACCAGGTGCTCCGCGCCGTCGAGAGCCTGGAGCGGACCACAGGTGAGCGGCCGGTCGGCTGGTACTCCCGCTACGCCCCGTCGGAGCACACGCGCCGGATCCTCGTCGACCAGGGCGGGTTCCTCTACGACTCCGACGCCTACAACGACGACCTGCCGTACTGGACCTCCGTCAGCGGCCAGCGGCACCTGGTGGTGCCGTACACCCACACCTACAACGACGGCCGCTTCGCCTTCAACCCTGGCTACTCCCAGCCCGGGGACTTCCTCGAGAACGTCCGCAGGGGGATCTCCTACCTCATCGAGGAGGGGGAGACGCACCCCAAGATGATCTCGGTCGGGCTCCACGCGCGACTGGTCGGCCAGGCGGGCCGGACCTCCGCGCTCGCCGAGCTCATCGAGTGGTGCCAGTCGACCGGCGCCGTCTGGTTCGCCCGCCGACGCGACATCGCCCAGTGGTGGAGCGACCACTACTCCGACCTTCCCACGCTTGGAGGTGACGACTGA